TCAAGCGCCGTCGGCGTCGATCAATTCCTGCGGTTGTTCGCGGACGGTTCGGGTGGTGCGACCGTCATCTGGCAGCACTTCGAGGCCGGGCCGCCACCGGCGCCGGTCTACGCGCAGCGCGTGAGCGCTTCAGGAGCCTTGCTGTGGACGCCGTCGAGCGGAGTTCAGGTGCCGGACGACTATCCTTCGATCCCGTTCCAGTATCCGAGGGCCTACGCTTCCGACGGAGCGGGGGGGTTCTTTCATTTCTATTCCGGCGGCGGTGACTTGTTCGGCCAGCATATGGATGGCAGCGGGGCACTCGCCTGGGGACCCGGCGGAGCACTCCTACTCAAGGGCAGCGCGAACGCCTACCTCACCGCCACCACTGACGCGCAAGGCGGAGCCTTCGTCTACTGGGCGGACACCTATCCCGAGCTCCTCGCGCTGAGAGTGGCCTCCACCGGACAGCTGGCTGCCGGCTGGCCTTCGTCGGGCGTCGTGGTTGCATCGCCGATCGCCGCGCCGGATCTGGCCTCGGTGCGTGTCGCGGTGGACTCGCTGGGTGCCTCGATCTGGATCTGGCCGGTCGAGGGGTGCAGCGACTACGGGTGCGATCCCTCGGGCGCCATGTTGCGCGCGGTGAAGCTCGATCCTTCCGGCGCGATCGCTCCGGGCTGGCCAGCCATGGGCGCCACGCTGACGGATGCCCACGCGGACCCGCCGTCGACGCAGGCGTTCCTCGATGGTGCCGGCGGCGTGGTGGTGACCTGGACGCTGAACGTGCTCGGCCATCTCGAAACCGATCTCTTCATGGGACACGTCGATGGGTACGGCTCGCCCGCAATGGGCGCCGGCAAACCGCTGTTCAGCCAGGAGCGCTGCCAGCGAGGCCCGGCGATCGTGGCCGACGGAAGCGGTGGCGCCTACACGCTCTGGCAGGAGCGAAGGCAGGACGCGTGGTCGATCTACTCTCGCCAGGTGAGCGGCGCCGGCGGCGTCAGCCCGCAGAGCCTGCTGTTGTGCGCCGGCGGCGGTTCGCGAGGCGACATCCGCGCGTGCACCGACGGGTCGGGCGGCGTGATCGCGACCTGGCGGGACGGTCGTCAGTCTTACGACCAGCTCTACTCGATTCGCTTTCACGATTCCACCCTCGATTGGCCTTTCGAAGGGCTGCGCCTCGACTACTCGCTCGCCTATACCCCGCAGCTGGGATGTGCCCTGGAGAGCGATGGCGGCGGCGGTGCCTACTCCCTGTGTGGCCAGCCCTACGCCGTGCTCCATTGGCTCGACGGCGTCGGGCCGATCTGGGGACTCCAGATTCCCGGCGCGCCGACGCCGAAAGCTGTGCAGGGAAGTCATTCGCTGGCGCGCGATGGCTCGGGCGGCGTGTACGCCGGGGTCATGAATGACGGTCACCTGATCGTTCTGCACGTCTTCTCGAACATGATGCTCGACTGGTCCGGCAATGGCGTGGCGCTTGGCGACAGCGTATGCGAATCGCCCGGCCCGGTTCTGGGCTTCGATGGCGTGGATGGCGTTTGCGTCGCATGGCTCGAGGGCGACTACTGGAACCCCGGGGCCGCACTCCGAATCGCGCGCCTGGATCGAGACGGCGCCCCGCCGCCTGGCTGGAGCATGATCGGCTTCGCCGCCGACTCGACCGACGGCCTGAAAGTTCCGATCGAGATCGGTTCCGATGGCGCTCGCGGCATCGTGCTGGGATGGATCCGCTCGACCGCGAATGGCGGCTGGAAGGCGTACGCTCAACGCTGGGACTCGACCGGAACCGCCATGTGGGGGCAGAACGGCATCCCGATCTCGACCGCGCCCGGAAGTCAGATCCTCACGCATCTCATCGCGTCCGCGAGTGGCGGCGTGATCGCGACCTGGATGGACGCCCGCAACTCGTCGTGGGACATCTACGCCCAGCGGCTTGCCAACGACGGTTCTCGCCTGTGGAGCGCCGGCGGAGCGGCGATCTGCACCGCGCAAGGGCCACAGCGCGAGCCGGTGATCGCCAGCGATGAGGCCGACGGCGCGATCGTCGCCTGGTCGGACCTGCGCGATCTCACCGCCGATCAGATCTACGTGGCGCATGTTCGCTCGGACGGCGTGCTCGACTGGACCAGTGACGGCATCACGCCGGCACTGGCAAGCCTGGTGTCGGCCTCGATCTCGGACGGCGTCGCGCGTCTGGTCTGGCAGCTCGCGCCGGGCGAGCGCGCCGCCATCGAGCGCAACGCCGGATCGGGGTGGATGGATCGCGCCTCGGTCGTCGCCGACGGCTCGGGACGCGCGACGTTCCTGGACTCGGGCCTCGTGCCGGGCACGCGCATCGGGTGGCGCGTTCGAGTCGGCGATGGCCCGGGTTCGACCAGCGCGGGCGAAACCTGGCTCATGGTGCCGCCGGGCGCGCAGTTCGCGCTGCGCGGCGTGCTGCCGAATCCCTCGGCAGGAGATCTGGTGGTGTCGTTCTCGCTACCGGCGCAGGCGCGCACCACGCTCGACGTGCTTGACGTGCAGGGCCGGCGGGTGCTGTCGCGCGATCTCGGGTCGCTCGAGGCGGGCGAACATCGAGTGCGACTCGAATCGTCGCTCGGGCCCGGGCTCTACTTCGCGCGCCTCATTCAGGGCGCGCGGCGCGCCACCGTGCGCTTCGCGCGGATCGAATAGCGCGGTGATCGCCGCCCTCAGCTCCCGCGATACGTCGAATACCCGTAGGGGCTCAGCAGCAGCGGCACGTGATAGTGCTGCGCGCCGTCCTTCACCTCGAACGTGATCGCGGCCTCGGGATGGAAGCAGTCCTGAGATCGCGCACGGAAGTACTCTCCGGTGGCGAACGTCAGGCGATAGCGGCCGGCGTCGAGCTTTGCACCGCTCGCCAGGAGGTCGCGCACCCGACCATCGTCGTCGGTCTTCCGATCGGACAGCGTCACCCAGCCCTTGTCGCGCGTGTGCAGCTCGAGCTTCACGGCGAGGCCGCGCGCCGGGCGACCCAGCGCCAGGTCGAGCACGTGCGTGGTGATTCCGCTCATCGGCCTTTCTCCCGCGGTCGCGTTCCGCTCACGACGACTCGGCCAGCAGCTTCTCCAGCCGCAGCTTCGCGATCTTCCTCTGCTCGCCGGCGGCGACCTCGAGCTCGGTCTCGGGGTCGTGGCCGCTGCGCTCGCGCAGCATCTCGAGCATCTGCGCCGCAGTCTTGCCGGTCGCGCAGACGATGAAAATGTAGCCGAAGCGATCCCGATAGGCACGGTTCTCGTTGGCGAGCGAAAGCAGTGTCATCTCGTCGGCCATCGCCGCGCCGCGCTGCTCCTCGCCGGCCCAGGCCGCCGTGCTCGCGAACTTCGCCCGCAGCGACTCGACGTCGCCGATCATCGGATGGTGAGCGAAGGCTTCCAGCCAGTCCTCGCGCTCGAGCCTCGCGAAGGCTCGATCGGCCGCGGCATGGAGCGCCCGGACATCCTTGAACGGGCGCGCCGCCATCATCTCGCGCACCCAGCACGCCGATCCGCAGCAGCGCTCCAGTGCGGCGTGGGCTTCGGCGTCGGTCAGAGCATTCAGCTGCGCCAGAGTCATCGGCTTCCTCGCGCAGCCAGCGTCGCCAGTCTCGGCAGCAGCTCGCGCGCGAACGCGACGCCGGCGGCGAGCTGGTCGGGCTCGGTGAACTCTTCGGGCGCATGGCTGATGCCCCCGCGACTCGGCACGAACAGCATCAGCGAGGGGATGCCCGCGGAGGCCAGGATCATGGCGTCGTGCCCGGCGCCGCTCGGCATCCGCCGGCAGGCGATGCGCCGCTCGGTGGCCAGCCCGCTCGCGGCGTCCACGAACTCGTCCGACATGGCGATCGGTTCCTGTCGCGAAACCGTCTCGAGCGCCAGCGTCACGCCGCGGCGCTTCGCGATCTCCCGCGCCGCGGCCTCGATCGAGCCCGCCAGCTTCTCGAGCCGCGCGGAATCGACGTGGCGGACGTCGAGTCGCAATTCGCACGATCCGGCCACTACATTATAGAGGCCGGGCTGGGCGTTGGCCGCGCCGGCGGTCGCCACCGCGGGATCGCCCATGGCGAGCGCCGCGTGCTCCGCCGCGAGTGCCAACTCGGCCGCGGCGGCCAGCGCGTCGTGGCGCAGGCGCATCGGCGTCGTTCCGGCGTGACGCGTCTCGCCGGTGAGGGTCGCGCGCACGCGGCGGAAGCCGGCGATGCGATCGACGATGCCGAGCGCGAGCTTTTCGCTCTCGAGCACCGGGCCCTGCTCGATGTGCAGCTCGAGAAACGCCGCGATCTCGAACGGCGCGGCGGCCTTCCCGTCGAGCCCGCCCGGGGCGGCGCAGCCGTTGGCCGCGGCGCGCGCCAGCGCCTCGGCCCACGTCACTCCCTCGGCGTCGCGCGAGGCCCCGGGCTCGCCGATTGCGAGTTCTCCCACCATCGCCCGCGCGCCGAGAAACGCGCCGGGAAAGCGGCTGCCTTCCTCCTCGCAGGTGACGAGCCCGACGATCGGCGGCTCGCACGAGCCGCGCAGCTCGGCGGCGAGCAGCAGGCCGGCGAGCGCGCCGTACGGGCCATCGAGCGGGCCCCCGTTTCGGACCGTGTCGAGGTGCGAGCCGGTGAGCACCACGCGCGCGCCCGGCCGAACCGACGCGTCATGCAGATAGAGATTGCCGGCGCGGTCGCGCGTGGCTTCGAGTCCGCGCGCCTTCGCCGCTTCGACCAGCCAGCGTTGCGCTTCGCACCAGGCGTCGTCGTAGACGAATCGCGTGACGCCCGGCCCCGGTGCCGAGAAGCGTGACAGTCCTTCGACGAGGCGCGAGAGCTCGCGCGCCGAGAGGTCCTGGGCCGGGCTCATCTCGCGACGCTAGCCGACACCGCGCGCGCGGTCGAATCGCGCCCCGCCCGGCACCGGTTCGGGGACCAGTCGCCCGAGTGCTGCGCCCGTCGCCGCCCCTTCCTCGGCGACGCGCTGGCCGCGCAGCCAGGTCGCGACCGCGCGGCCCTTGAGCGTGCGCCCCAGATAGGGCGTGAGCTTGTGGCGTTGCTCGAGCAGCGGCGCTTCGACCGTCCAAGATCGATCCGGATCGAACGCGATCAGATCGGCGTCGCGCCCCGGAGCGATCGCCCCTTTGCTGGACTCGATGCCGGCGAGCCGGGCCGGCGCGGCGCTCATCCAGTGGGCGACGTGGGCGGCAGTGAACCCACGCGCGCGCGCCTCGCTCCAGACCGCCGCCAGCGAACATTCGAGCGACGCGATCCCGCCCCAGGCCGCCGTGAAATCACCGCGCTCGCGTTGCTTCATCGCCGGCGGACAGGGCGAATGGTCGGTGGCGATCAGGTCGATGAGTCCCTCCCGCAGCCCGGCCCACAGCGCTTCGCGATTGGCGCGCTCGCGGATCGGCGGCGCGCACTTGAATTCGGTCGCGCCGTCGGGAATCGTTTCGGCGTCGAAGCACAGGTAGTGCGGGCAGGTCTCGATCGTCAGCCGCAGCTTCGAGCGCCGCGCTTCGCGAATCATCGGCAGCGCCTCGGCCGCCGACAGGTGCACGACGTGCACGCGGCAGCCGGTCTCGCGCGCCAGCCGGATCAGCAGCTCGATCGCCTCGCATTCGGCGGCCGCCGGCCGGCTCGCGAGCCAGGTCGCGTGGGCGCGGACGTCGCGCCCCTTCACCGACGCGGCCGCGGCTTCCAGCGCCCGCGGCGATTCGGCGTGCGCCAGCAGCGGCAGCCCGAGCCGAGCCACGATCGGCATCGCTTCACGCAGCTCGCGCTCACCGACGTGCGTGAACTCGTCCACACCCGAGGGCGCGAGGAAACACTTGAAGCCGAGCACGCCGGCTTCGGCCAGCGATTCCAGCTCGCGCGCGTTGCCCGGAACGACGCCGCCCCAGAAGCCCACGTCCACGTGGCATTGCCCGCGGGCGGCCGATCGCTTGGCCGCGAGCGCCGCCACCTCGCAGGTGGGGGGCACCGAGTTGAGCGGCATGTCCACGAGCGTGGTGATGCCGCCGGCGGCGGCGGCGCGCGTCGCGGTCGTGAATCCCTCCCACTCGGCGCGGCCGGGCTCGTTGACGTGAACGTGCGAGTCCACCAGGCCGGGCATGAGCCACAGCGAGCCCAGATCCTGTCCACCCGCGGCGCTGGGATCGGCGGCGGCGACTTCCGTGATGCGGCCTCCGGAAATCGTGACCACCGCGTCCATCACGCCGCCCGGCGCGACGGTGTGGCGCGAGCGCAGCCGAATCGGCCCCGTATTCATCGCGCGCAGCATACGAACTCGCGCGGCCACGCGCATCCTCGCTGCTATACTTGCGCCGATGCCCCGAACGCAATCGGCTCTCGCGCTCGCCCTGATCGCGCTCTTCACCGCCTGCACGCCGCGCGCGCAAGACGCCCGCCTGGCGTCGAACGAGCGCTGGTTCGGCAACGTCACGCCACCCCGCGACAACGTGTTGCGCTTCAATCTCGGCGCCGAACCCGAGCTGATCGACCCGTCGCTGGCGGTCGGGCAACCCGACGGCCGCGTCGCCCGCATGCTGTTCCAGGGTCTGACTCGCGAGGATGCGAAGACTCTGGCGCCGCGCCCCGGCTGCGCCTATCGCTGGGAGGTGAGCGCCGACGGCCGCCTCTACACGTTTCATCTTCGGCCGGGGCTCGAGTGGAGCGACGGCTCGCGCCTGACCGCCGAAGACTTCCGCTGGTCGTGGATCCGCGTGCTGACTCCGGCCAACGCCGCGCGCTACTCGAGCCTGCTCTTTCCCGTAGCGAACGCCGAGCGCTTCAACGACGGCCGGCTGAAGGATGCGGACAGCGTCGGAGTGCACGCCCCCGACGACAGCACGCTGGTGGTGAGGCTCGAGAATCCCACCGCTTACTTCCTGTACCTCACCCAGTTCTACACCTACCTGCCGGTGCCGCGCCGCGTGATCGAGCAATGGGGGGATCGCTGGACCCGGCCCGAGCACATCGTCGGCAACGGCGCCTTCCTGCTCAGTGCCTGGCGGCAGAACGCGTACTTCAAGTTCCGGCGCAATCCGCGCTTCTGGAACGCCGCGGCGGTCAAGCTCGACGGAGCGATCGGCTACACCATGGACGACCTCAACACCGCCGTGAACCTCTACAAAGCCGGAGTGCTCGACTGGAACCCGAGCGGTTACATGCCCTCTCAGTACATCCCCTACCTGCGTGGCTATGCCGACTTCCACTCGGGGGATTACCAGGGCACCTATTTCTACTCGATGAACGTGACGCGCAAACCTTTCGACAACGTGTGGGTGCGACGCGCGCTGAATCTCGCCGTGGATCGCGACGCGATCGCCAACGATCTCCTCAAGGGCAGCCGCAAGCCCTGGGGCGACTTCACGCCGATGGGCTATCCCGGCTATCGGCATCCGCCACCGCTGCCGTTCGATCCCGCCCGGGCGCGCGAGTGTCTCGCGCGTGCCGGCTATCCCGATGGCAAGGGCTTCCCCAGGGTCGCGATCCTGTTCAACACCAGCGAGGATCATCGCAAAATCGCCGAAGCGCTCCAGGCCATCTGGAAGCGCGAGCTGCACATCGACGTCGAGCTCTCGAACCAGGAATGGGGTTCGTTCCTCCAGGCCACGACCGCGCTCCAATACGACATCGCGAGGCGTTCGTGGATTGGCGACTACCTCGATCCCTACAGCTTCCTCGGGCTGGGAGTGACCGGCGATGGCAACAACCGCACCGGCTGGAGCGACCCGCGCTACGATGAGCTGTTGCGCCGGTCGTCGCGCGAAGTGGATCCGGCGCGGCGCCTGGCCGTGCTCACCCAGGCCGAGTCGCTCCTGCTGGCCGACGGGCCATTCATTCCCGTCTATCACTACTCGACCAACGAGCTGATGAAGCCCTACGTCCACGGGATCTATCAAACCGCGCTCGACGTCCACCCGCTCGACGAGGTCGTCATCGACCGCGACTGGCAGCACGAGCCCGCTCCGGTGGCCGGGGCCCGTTGAACCTCTGGAACTTTGTCGCCCGCCGGGTGCTGCTGATGATCCCGACGCTGTGGGCGATCGCGACGATCGCCTTCTTCATGGTGCATGAGGCGCCGGGCGGCCCGTTCCAGTCGGAGAAGGAGATCCCTCCCGAGGTGAAGGAGCAGCTGCTCCACAAGTACGGGCTCGATCGCCCACTCGGCGAGCAGTATCTGCGTTTTCTCTCCCACGCCGTGCGCTTCGACTTCGGCCCGTCGTACAAGTTTCCCTCGCGTCAGGTGCGCGAGATCATCCTCGACGCGCTGCCGGTCTCCGCCGAGCTGGGCGGCTGGGCGCTGCTGGTGGCGCTGCTGTTCGGCATCCCGATCGGCGTCTTCGCGGCGGTCCATCACAATTCGCGCGCCGACTACGCCTCGATGGGCCTGGCGCTCGCCGGAGTTTCGATCCCCAACTTCGTCCTCGGCCCGGTGCTGGCGCTGGGACTCGCGCTCACGCTCTACCTGTTTCCCCCGGCGCTGTGGGAGAGCCCCTCGAGCCGCGTGCTGCCGGTGCTGACGCTCGCCACCGCCTACGTCGCCTACATCGCGCGCCTGACGCGCGCCGGCATGCTCGAGGTGCTGGGGCAGGACTACGTGCGCACCGCGCGCGCCAAGGGCCTGCGCGAGCGCGCCGTGGTGCTCAAGCACGCTTTGAGACTCGGCATCCTGCCGGTGGTCTCGTATCTCGGCCCGGCGGCGGCGCGCATCATGATGGGCTCGATCGTGGTGGAATCGATCTTCGCGGTGCCGGGGCTCGGGCGCTATCTCGTCAACGCCGCGTTCAACCGCGACTACACCCTGGTGCTCGGCGAGGTGCTGTTCTACGCCACGTTTCTGATGGTGCTCAATTTGCTGGTGGATCTGCTCTACACCCGGCTCGATCCGCGCGTGGAGCTGGCGTGAGCATCGGCATCGCGCCTCCGGCGCACGTGGCGCCCGCCCCGCAGCTCGCGCTCGCGCCCGGGCGGCACTCGAGCCTGTGGGGCGACGCCTGGCGCCGACTCACCCGCAATCGAGCCGCGGTGCTGTCGGCGGCGTTCCTGCTGGTGGTGTTCGTGCTGGCGGCGGGGGCGGCGTGGCTCCCGGGGCTCGCCGATCCCACCGCGCAGGATCTCAGGCTCGGGGCCACGCCGCCTTCGCTCCAGCACTGGTTCGGAACCGACGATCTCGGCCGTGACACGCTGGCGCGCGTGATCTACGGCGGTCGCATCTCGCTCCTGGTCGGGCTGGTGGGCACCCTGGTGAGCCTGATCGTCGGCGTCACCTGGGGCGCGGTGGCGGGCTATCGCGGCGGCGCGCTGGACGACGTGATGATGCGCATCGTCGACATTCTCTACTCGCTTCCCTACATCTTTCTCGTCATCCTGCTGCTGGTGTTCTTCAGCCGCAGCCTGGTGATGCTGTTCGTGGCGCTCGGCCTGGTGCAATGGCTGACCATGGCGCGCATCGTGCGCGGGCAAGTGCTGTCGCTCAAGCGCCAGACCTTCGTCGAAGCGGCGCGCGCGTTGGGCGCCAGCGACTCGGCGATCATCTTCCGGCACATCGTGCCCAACACGCTGGGACCGGTGATCGTCTACACGACGCTCACCGTGCCGGCCGTGATCCTGCAGGAGGCGTTCCTGTCGTTCCTCGGGCTCGGCGTCCAGCCGCCCGACGCTTCGTGGGGGACGCTGGTGTCGGACGGCGCACGCGTGCTGGTGTTGTTTCCGTGGCTGGTGTTCTTCCCGGGTGCCGCGCTGTCGCTCACGCTCCTGTGCTTCAACTTCCTCGGCGACGGATTGCGCGACGCGCTCGATCCGCAGACCCGGAAGGATCTGGGCTAACTCTGCTCGCCCGAACAGCGGATAGAGGCTGCGCGACTTTTCGGCAACTCGGCTCATAACACATCTTGGGCCTCAGTCAACGGCAACGCTGCGACACCTCGGATATTCAGACGAATCCGCGCATAGTGGCGCACAGCTCGGGGGGCTCACCGCTGTCGACACCCTGACTCGGAGTTTGGCGGACACCTTCGCCGTAGGCGCGGTCTGGTCGCCGCGATCTGAGGGTAGGCTTCAAGGTCACTGAGACAATTGCCGATAACCGCAGAATGGCGGTCGAGGATCCAAGAGCCTCAGGACCAAGTCTGCAAGTCTGGAGGCTGACAAGCAGTCGCGTTGCCCTGCTCGTCTCGCTTTGGGCCGTGTTGTTGCTGGTCGTCGTCGGCCTTTGGCACCGCACGCCTCTCTACACGGCCGAAACCGACCTCATCGGCGAGTACGTGCCCGCCGCGCAAGAGCTGATGTCGGGTCACATCGACCTTGCGCACTACACGTTCAAGGGCCCTGGGTACCCGCTGATGATCGCCGTCGCCGCGAGGGCATTCGGCGGAGACGCAGCGCTCGCCGCCCGCTTTCTGAGTCCCATCGCCGCAGCGCTGGCAGTGTGGGCTGCGTACCTCCTGGCCTCGGTGAGCCTCGGTGAGCGCATCGGCGCGTTCACCGCGCTCGCGTTGATCTTCAGCCCGATCATGGTCCGCTATGCAATCGAGGCCGGAACCGACGCGCCCGCGGTCGCCCTCATGCTGCTTTCAACCTGGCTCGTGGTGGCCCGACGAGGCCTGCTCGGAATGTTGGCTGCAGGCCTCCTTGCTGGCTACGCCGTGCTGACCCGGTCGAACGCGGTGTTCCTGCTTCCTTGCGCCGCCGCAACCCTTCTCGTGAGAGCACGACGAATTTCATCTGTTGCGATCTACGCGCTGGGCGCCGCTATTCCAATGGTCGCATGGACGGTGATCGCGTCGCGCGTGGGCCCAAGCCCGCCTGATCGCAATTACCTGAACGTCGCCTGGGAACTCTACGGCCGCGGCGTGCCGTGGGACACCTTCCAAGTCACCATCGGGAAACAGTTCCACTCGATGCGCGACGTATTCATGTTCTCTCCACTCCGGGCGATCACCCATGTCGCGTGGAATCTCGTCTACTTCCGCGTGCGCGACTGGGGCGAACTG
This DNA window, taken from Candidatus Sulfotelmatobacter sp., encodes the following:
- a CDS encoding T9SS type A sorting domain-containing protein, translated to MRASLQHRLHRSALLALVTLALHIGPARGAPAPARIPDGGSGFFVVREDNRTGGELAPLRLYPLETRSELAPDVIVQHYSNDGDLTPGWPATGVSVVTGPSDASAPVAISDGGGGVIVFWTDYRGGTPTPFAQRIGGNGARLWNAGGVSLAGSSRLRELQAVTSDDSGGAYAAISDRGDRESDTNRLRLVHLSAGGTAAPGWPADGVTLSSAVGVDQFLRLFADGSGGATVIWQHFEAGPPPAPVYAQRVSASGALLWTPSSGVQVPDDYPSIPFQYPRAYASDGAGGFFHFYSGGGDLFGQHMDGSGALAWGPGGALLLKGSANAYLTATTDAQGGAFVYWADTYPELLALRVASTGQLAAGWPSSGVVVASPIAAPDLASVRVAVDSLGASIWIWPVEGCSDYGCDPSGAMLRAVKLDPSGAIAPGWPAMGATLTDAHADPPSTQAFLDGAGGVVVTWTLNVLGHLETDLFMGHVDGYGSPAMGAGKPLFSQERCQRGPAIVADGSGGAYTLWQERRQDAWSIYSRQVSGAGGVSPQSLLLCAGGGSRGDIRACTDGSGGVIATWRDGRQSYDQLYSIRFHDSTLDWPFEGLRLDYSLAYTPQLGCALESDGGGGAYSLCGQPYAVLHWLDGVGPIWGLQIPGAPTPKAVQGSHSLARDGSGGVYAGVMNDGHLIVLHVFSNMMLDWSGNGVALGDSVCESPGPVLGFDGVDGVCVAWLEGDYWNPGAALRIARLDRDGAPPPGWSMIGFAADSTDGLKVPIEIGSDGARGIVLGWIRSTANGGWKAYAQRWDSTGTAMWGQNGIPISTAPGSQILTHLIASASGGVIATWMDARNSSWDIYAQRLANDGSRLWSAGGAAICTAQGPQREPVIASDEADGAIVAWSDLRDLTADQIYVAHVRSDGVLDWTSDGITPALASLVSASISDGVARLVWQLAPGERAAIERNAGSGWMDRASVVADGSGRATFLDSGLVPGTRIGWRVRVGDGPGSTSAGETWLMVPPGAQFALRGVLPNPSAGDLVVSFSLPAQARTTLDVLDVQGRRVLSRDLGSLEAGEHRVRLESSLGPGLYFARLIQGARRATVRFARIE
- the uraH gene encoding hydroxyisourate hydrolase — protein: MSGITTHVLDLALGRPARGLAVKLELHTRDKGWVTLSDRKTDDDGRVRDLLASGAKLDAGRYRLTFATGEYFRARSQDCFHPEAAITFEVKDGAQHYHVPLLLSPYGYSTYRGS
- the uraD gene encoding 2-oxo-4-hydroxy-4-carboxy-5-ureidoimidazoline decarboxylase; translation: MTLAQLNALTDAEAHAALERCCGSACWVREMMAARPFKDVRALHAAADRAFARLEREDWLEAFAHHPMIGDVESLRAKFASTAAWAGEEQRGAAMADEMTLLSLANENRAYRDRFGYIFIVCATGKTAAQMLEMLRERSGHDPETELEVAAGEQRKIAKLRLEKLLAESS
- a CDS encoding Zn-dependent hydrolase translates to MSPAQDLSARELSRLVEGLSRFSAPGPGVTRFVYDDAWCEAQRWLVEAAKARGLEATRDRAGNLYLHDASVRPGARVVLTGSHLDTVRNGGPLDGPYGALAGLLLAAELRGSCEPPIVGLVTCEEEGSRFPGAFLGARAMVGELAIGEPGASRDAEGVTWAEALARAAANGCAAPGGLDGKAAAPFEIAAFLELHIEQGPVLESEKLALGIVDRIAGFRRVRATLTGETRHAGTTPMRLRHDALAAAAELALAAEHAALAMGDPAVATAGAANAQPGLYNVVAGSCELRLDVRHVDSARLEKLAGSIEAAAREIAKRRGVTLALETVSRQEPIAMSDEFVDAASGLATERRIACRRMPSGAGHDAMILASAGIPSLMLFVPSRGGISHAPEEFTEPDQLAAGVAFARELLPRLATLAARGSR
- the allB gene encoding allantoinase AllB, with protein sequence MAARVRMLRAMNTGPIRLRSRHTVAPGGVMDAVVTISGGRITEVAAADPSAAGGQDLGSLWLMPGLVDSHVHVNEPGRAEWEGFTTATRAAAAGGITTLVDMPLNSVPPTCEVAALAAKRSAARGQCHVDVGFWGGVVPGNARELESLAEAGVLGFKCFLAPSGVDEFTHVGERELREAMPIVARLGLPLLAHAESPRALEAAAASVKGRDVRAHATWLASRPAAAECEAIELLIRLARETGCRVHVVHLSAAEALPMIREARRSKLRLTIETCPHYLCFDAETIPDGATEFKCAPPIRERANREALWAGLREGLIDLIATDHSPCPPAMKQRERGDFTAAWGGIASLECSLAAVWSEARARGFTAAHVAHWMSAAPARLAGIESSKGAIAPGRDADLIAFDPDRSWTVEAPLLEQRHKLTPYLGRTLKGRAVATWLRGQRVAEEGAATGAALGRLVPEPVPGGARFDRARGVG
- a CDS encoding peptide ABC transporter substrate-binding protein encodes the protein MPRTQSALALALIALFTACTPRAQDARLASNERWFGNVTPPRDNVLRFNLGAEPELIDPSLAVGQPDGRVARMLFQGLTREDAKTLAPRPGCAYRWEVSADGRLYTFHLRPGLEWSDGSRLTAEDFRWSWIRVLTPANAARYSSLLFPVANAERFNDGRLKDADSVGVHAPDDSTLVVRLENPTAYFLYLTQFYTYLPVPRRVIEQWGDRWTRPEHIVGNGAFLLSAWRQNAYFKFRRNPRFWNAAAVKLDGAIGYTMDDLNTAVNLYKAGVLDWNPSGYMPSQYIPYLRGYADFHSGDYQGTYFYSMNVTRKPFDNVWVRRALNLAVDRDAIANDLLKGSRKPWGDFTPMGYPGYRHPPPLPFDPARARECLARAGYPDGKGFPRVAILFNTSEDHRKIAEALQAIWKRELHIDVELSNQEWGSFLQATTALQYDIARRSWIGDYLDPYSFLGLGVTGDGNNRTGWSDPRYDELLRRSSREVDPARRLAVLTQAESLLLADGPFIPVYHYSTNELMKPYVHGIYQTALDVHPLDEVVIDRDWQHEPAPVAGAR
- a CDS encoding ABC transporter permease gives rise to the protein MNLWNFVARRVLLMIPTLWAIATIAFFMVHEAPGGPFQSEKEIPPEVKEQLLHKYGLDRPLGEQYLRFLSHAVRFDFGPSYKFPSRQVREIILDALPVSAELGGWALLVALLFGIPIGVFAAVHHNSRADYASMGLALAGVSIPNFVLGPVLALGLALTLYLFPPALWESPSSRVLPVLTLATAYVAYIARLTRAGMLEVLGQDYVRTARAKGLRERAVVLKHALRLGILPVVSYLGPAAARIMMGSIVVESIFAVPGLGRYLVNAAFNRDYTLVLGEVLFYATFLMVLNLLVDLLYTRLDPRVELA
- a CDS encoding ABC transporter permease; this translates as MSIGIAPPAHVAPAPQLALAPGRHSSLWGDAWRRLTRNRAAVLSAAFLLVVFVLAAGAAWLPGLADPTAQDLRLGATPPSLQHWFGTDDLGRDTLARVIYGGRISLLVGLVGTLVSLIVGVTWGAVAGYRGGALDDVMMRIVDILYSLPYIFLVILLLVFFSRSLVMLFVALGLVQWLTMARIVRGQVLSLKRQTFVEAARALGASDSAIIFRHIVPNTLGPVIVYTTLTVPAVILQEAFLSFLGLGVQPPDASWGTLVSDGARVLVLFPWLVFFPGAALSLTLLCFNFLGDGLRDALDPQTRKDLG